GTTTACGATGCTTTGGATAAGGCTGGAGAGAAGCTGGGTGTTGAGCCCCTTGAGGTCTTCAACAAGGCTATGGAAAATGTCAAGCCTCTGGTCGAGGTCCGTTCCCGACGCGTGGGGGGCGCTACCTACCAGGTCCCTGTGGAGGTCGCTCCCGCCAGGGCTCAGGCTCTGGCCATTCGCTGGATCATAAACTACTCTCGGGCGAAGAAGGGGATGCCCATGAGCGAACGCCTCTGCCGGGAGTTTATAGATGCCTACAAGGGCGAGGGGAGTTCCATTAAAAAGAGGGAAGATACCCATAAGATGGCGGAAGCCAACCGGGCCTTTGCTCATTATCGTTGGTAGCACTTGGCGAGCTTCTCGTCGGTCGATTCACGTGT
The genomic region above belongs to Dethiosulfovibrio peptidovorans and contains:
- a CDS encoding 30S ribosomal protein S7; this translates as MPRKGHVRKREPQLDTRFENIVMTKFINKVMLDGKKSVAERIVYDALDKAGEKLGVEPLEVFNKAMENVKPLVEVRSRRVGGATYQVPVEVAPARAQALAIRWIINYSRAKKGMPMSERLCREFIDAYKGEGSSIKKREDTHKMAEANRAFAHYRW